One genomic window of Medicago truncatula cultivar Jemalong A17 chromosome 1, MtrunA17r5.0-ANR, whole genome shotgun sequence includes the following:
- the LOC11424276 gene encoding probable inorganic phosphate transporter 1-3 has translation MSGELGVLNALDVAKTQLYHFTTIVIAGMGFFTDAYDLFCISLVTKLLGRIYYTEPNPTRPGTLPPSAQSAVTGVALVGTLAGQLFFGWLGDKLGRKKVYGLTLILMVVCSVASGLSFGSSPKSVMATLCFFRFWLGFGIGGDYPLSATIMSEYANKKTRGAFIAAVFAMQGFGILGGGIVALIVASIFDHKYKVPTFEENPAASLLVPQFDYVWRLILMFGALPAALTYYWRMKMPETARYTALVAKNAKQAAADMSKVLQVELEVEEEKVQKMTSDKRNSYGLFSKQFAARHGLALFGTCSTWFLLDIAFYSQNLFQKDIFSAIGWIPPAKEMNAIHEVYKIARAQTLIALCSTVPGYWFTVAFIDHMGRFAIQMMGFFFMTVFMFALAIPYDHWSKEENRIGFVVMYSLTFFFANFGPNATTFVVPAEIFPARLRSTCHGISAAAGKAGAIVGAFGFLYAAQSKDPTKTDKGYPTGIGIKNSLIMLGVINFVGMLCTLLVPESKGKSLEELSGENEGEGAEATEQEGPRFENVA, from the coding sequence ATGTCTGGAGAATTAGGAGTGCTTAATGCACTCGATGTCGCAAAGACGCAATTGTACCATTTCACTACAATTGTGATAGCTGGAATGGGATTCTTCACTGATGCATATGATCTTTTCTGCATTTCCCTTGTCacaaagttgttagggagaatatATTACACTGAACCAAATCCAACAAGACCAGGAACACTTCCACCAAGTGCTCAATCAGCTGTAACTGGTGTTGCACTTGTTGGAACACTAGCAGGCCAATTATTCTTTGGTTGGCTTGGCGACAAACTTGGTAGGAAAAAAGTCTATGGTTTAACACTTATTCTCATGGTGGTTTGTTCAGTTGCTTCAGGACTCTCTTTTGGATCAAGTCCAAAGAGTGTTATGGCAACACTTTGTTTCTTTAGGTTTTGGCTTGGTTTTGGTATTGGTGGTGATTACCCTCTTTCAGCTACAATCATGTCTGAATATGCTAACAAAAAAACTAGAGGTGCATTTATTGCTGCTGTTTTTGCCATGCAAGGTTTTGGTATCTTAGGTGGTGGAATTGTTGCTTTGATTGTGGCTTCTATATTTGATCACAAATATAAGGTTCCTACCTTTGAAGAAAATCCAGCTGCATCACTGTTAGTGCCTCAATTTGATTATGTTTGGAGACTTATTCTTATGTTCGGCGCTCTTCCTGCTGCATTGACGTACTACTGGCGAATGAAAATGCCAGAAACAGCCCGTTACACCGCTCTTGTTGCTAAGAACGCGAAACAAGCTGCCGCGGATATGTCTAAGGTATTGCAAGTTGAACTTGAAGTTGAAGAGGAGAAGGTACAAAAAATGACTAGTGATAAAAGGAATAGTTATGGCTTGTTCAGCAAGCAATTCGCAGCACGACACGGTTTGGCTTTGTTTGGAACATGTAGTACATGGTTTTTGTTGGATATTGCTTTCTATAGTCAGAATCTTTTCCAAAAGGACATTTTTAGCGCAATTGGATGGATACCTCCGGCAAAAGAAATGAATGCAATTCATGAGGTTTACAAGATTGCAAGAGCACAAACACTTATTGCGTTGTGCAGTACTGTTCCGGGTTACTGGTTCACGGTAGCATTTATCGATCACATGGGTCGTTTCGCTATTCAAATGATGGGATTCTTCTTCATGACTGTTTTCATGTTTGCACTTGCCATACCATATGATCATTGGAGCAAGGAAGAGAATAGAATTGGGTTTGTTGTAATGTACTCACTCACATTCTTCTTTGCTAATTTTGGTCCAAATGCTACGACATTTGTTGTACCGGCAGAGATTTTTCCGGCTAGGCTAAGGTCTACCTGTCATGGAATCTCAGCTGCTGCAGGAAAGGCAGGAGCAATTGTTGGTGCATTTGGATTCTTGTATGCTGCACAAAGTAAAGATCCTACCAAGACCGATAAAGGGTATCCAACCGGTATTGGGATTAAGAACTCTCTTATCATGCTTGGTGTGATCAACTTTGTTGGGATGTTATGCACATTACTTGTTCCGGAATCAAAGGGAAAATCGTTGGAAGAGTTGAGTGGAGAGAACGAGGGAGAAGGTGCCGAGGCCACTGAACAAGAAGGACCGCGGTTTGAAAATGTAGCTTGA